The Brassica napus cultivar Da-Ae chromosome C7, Da-Ae, whole genome shotgun sequence genome has a segment encoding these proteins:
- the LOC125590321 gene encoding uncharacterized protein LOC125590321: protein MASQTIGGRSYGSSLNYRSVGSQDPISPARSPTHVANSQPSVHMEDSYVVRTSLPMLHHSRTNGSKWFKHNTEVSTAIRKIIQGCFKGPWYSWKKVPPYYKRTWFSMFKKKFNWDASINYSVEKEFKKLAAYRLKGMVSVAKKGGVKPDWILSDYWTTMQAYWATPKAKKTSASARASRLSDRNGLGPHRHRAGSCSYAKVQDVLEANNEDFSFIAVMKKTHQRPDGTYVDERARLVAETYEKHVEERLGQLESSGIENVTLENLDQCEKNEIYVKAAGMSKQGRVFGLGALHSKLVPSFDASSNAPEASEEVEVITQRLQEVEAELKQSREENLQFQKRLENKEKLVQSITNLNV from the exons ATGGCTTCGCAAACAATAGGTGGGCGCTCGTACGGAAGTTCACTAAATTACCGTTCTGTTGGTTCACAAGATCCCATTTCCCCTGCTCGCTCACCTACACATGTTGCAAATTCTCAACCAAGTGTGCATATGGAAGACTCGTATGTAGTTCGTACATCTTTACCCATGCTCCATCATTCTCGAACGAATGGATCTAAATG GTTTAAACACAACACCGAAGTGTCAACTGCAATCAGAAAGATCATTCAAGGTTGTTTTAAAGGACCATGGTACTCTTGGAAAAAAGTGCCACCTTATTATAAGCGAACATGGTTTTCGATGTTTAAG aaAAAGTTCAATTGGGATGCTTCGATCAACTATTCAGTTGAAAAGGAGTTTAAGAAACTTGCTGCCTATCGCCTCAAAGGAATGGTAAGTGTTGCAAAGAAAGGAGGAGTAAAACCTGACTGGATTTTGTCTGACTATTGGACCACTATGCAAGCTTATTGGGCAACACCAAAAGCTAAGAAAACGAGTGCGAGTGCACGTGCTTCTCGTTTGTCTGATCGCAATGGTTTAGGTCCGCATCGACATAGAGCGGGTTCATGTTCATATGCCAAAGTTCAGGATGTGCTG GAAGCAAACAACGAAGACTTCTCTTTTATTGCTGTAATGAAGAAAACACATCAAAGACCCGATGGAACTTACGTTGATGAGCGAGCTCGATTGGTTGCCGAAACCTATGAGAAGCATGTAGAAGAACGCTTGGGACAGCTCGAATCTTCTGGTATAGAGAATGTAACTCTTGAGAATCTTGACCAAtgtgagaaaaatgagatttatGTCAAG GCTGCTGGAATGTCTAAACAGGGACGTGTCTTTGGACTTGGAGCACTACACAGTAAGTTGGTACCATCCTTTGATGCATCATCGAATGCACCAGAAGCTTCTGAAGAAGTGGAAGTAATAACACAAAGATTGCAAGAGGTGGAAGCAGAGCTAAAACAGAGTCGCGAAGAAAATCTGCAGTTTCAGAAAAGACTTGAGAACAAGGAGAAACTTGTTCAGTCTATCACAAATCTGAATGTCTAG